ACCGGTCAGTGAAAACCCGATGCTGAGCCTCGACACTGGCCAGCACACCCGCTTCAAGCTGCAAGGGCATGACAACAACGGCAACCGGATTGAGGCGGAGGTGACGGAATGAGGAAAGCTATCCTTTGCCTGCTGCTCATGGTGTGTAGTGCCGCCCATGCCGACAGCTTCCAGTACCCGTTGGAACCACAGGCAGTTGCGCCAGATACCTATGTGCTGGAAGGCAAAACCGAAGATTTTTCGCGCACAAATGGCGGTTTCATCGTCAACACCGGCTACATCGTGACGGATAACGGCGTGGTGGTGATCGATAGTGGCCCTTCCAAACGCTTTGGCGAACAGCAACGTGCCCTGATTGAGGAAACGACCGGCAAGAAAGTTATCCGCCTCTACCTGACCCACCATCACCCGGATCATTTCCTCGGCAATCAGGCGTATGAAAATGTTCCCCGCTACGCCTTGCCCGCCAGCAAGCAGGGGATGCAGGCGGAAGGGGAAAACTTCACGTCCAACCTGTACCGTATGACCGGAGACTGGATGCGCGGCACCAGCGTCGTCCTGCCCGACAAGGAGGCGAAGGCTGGTACAGAAACCATCGGTGGCCATGAGCTGGAAACAATTGCGCTCAGTGGTCATACCCCCGGCGATCTGGCGTTGTTCGACCACACCACGGGCGTGCTGTTCAGTGGTGATTTGGTGTTCAACAACCGCGCTGCCACTACCCCGCACGCCGATATTGATGCCTGGCTCAAATCGCTGGAAAAGCTGCAATCTTTACCTTTCAAAGTCATCGTGCCGGGACATGGCAAGGTGGCTCAGGACAAAGTTCCGATTGAACAGACCCGCGACTACCTACAATGGCTGATGACTACCCTCAAGGAAGGTGCGGCCAATGGCCTCGATATGAACGAAGTCATGCAAACACCTATGCCAGAGCGTTTCAAAAGCGTCGCTTTGGCGCACAGCGAATTACAGCGTTCGGTGAGCCACCTATTCCCGACGCTGGAAACAGACAGTCTGAAACCGGCGAAACAGGCGGAATGAAGCGGAGCCTCCTCCCCGCATTCCTATGCCTCGGCTTGTCCGCCTGTCAACCGGCTTCAGACGCCCCCATCTGCGAACGCACCCCCGACATGCCACCGGGGCTAAAAATGGAGCATTACCGGGGGCCGACCCCGGCTTGCGTTCCCAACGCGGCCATGCTGGATGTGCCAGGTTTGCAGGCATTGCAGCGCAAGGAAAAACCCATCCTGATTGATGTATGGGCGATTTTGCTGCGCCGGGAAACAGGCTTCCCCAGCGTATGGCTCCCCAACGAGGAACACGACAGCCTGCCGGGCGCGGTGTGGCTGCCCAATGTCGGTTACGGCAAGCTAGAGCCGGACATCGAAACCTACCTGCAACACAACCTGCAACACCTGACTGGTGGCGACAAAAGTAAACCCCTGGTGTTTTTCTGCGTGGCCGATTGCTGGATGTCGTGGAACACGGCGCAGCGGGTGCGCGAATACGGCTACACCAAGGTGTACTGGTACAAGGATGGTACGGATGGGTGGGCGGAAGCGGGGTTGCCATTAAGCAAGGCAAACCCGGTTCCACTGGAATAGCATTTAGTCGAACTCGTAATTCAGGCGCAGCAAAGCACGATGCCCATCGGTATCGCCCACCCCAAACGCAACCGCCGCGCCCACATCCAGCCCCTTGGCCGGTTTCCAGAACACACCCGGCGTCACCCAGCTTTCTTCCTTACTCCAGTTGTATTCGCCAGTGAAAACCTGCCTGCCCACTGCCTGAAATGCTGCCAGATTGGCGAAGGACTCGTTGCCGCCTTCTCTGAACTCGCGCCCCAGTTGCAACGACGCCATGCTGTTGCTATCCAGATGGCGGGCAAATGTTATGCGCACTTCGTCCCCCGCTGCCGGATCATCGTCATCATCGGCAATGACAGCTTGATCCCCAGTGGCGAATTCGTGCTCGTAGCCCAGCGCAATGCTGTTGGGCGAGCCGCCGATGTTCATCCAGCTTTGCTGAAAACCCAGCGAGGTATTGCCTTGCCCGTCAAGGCTTTCCTCATCCTCTGCGTCGGGCTTGATGCGGATGTAGGGCGTATGTTCAAGCTCCACCTGGAAACTGTCGGTAATGCCGTATTCCAGCCCGGTGGTCAGTTCAGTGGCTTTGTGTTCAGCGTTTTTGCTGAAATCCACCCCGATCGAAACCTGCCATTCCCCTTTGTCCTGCGGGAAGACGGCATCAGACTGGAAGAAATCGTTCAGCGGTTGTGGTGTTTCCCCCGCCTCATCGTCATCCCCGGCGAAAGCTGCCGGAGTGGACAACGCGCAGGCGACCAAGGCCAGTGGCAAGGTACGGCGGTATGACATGGATGCTCCTTAAAACTTGCAATGACTGTCGCGCTCATCAAAACCGAGCGTGTCGAGGTTGTTGGTCTGGTGCAGGAAACCTTGCAGCGGCGCGCGTTCCACCACCCAGTTCTGGGTGGACAGCAGCAGCGGCTGGCGCAGCTGGTGATCCCACGGGCGGAAACTGCTGGCATTACCCTTGGCACCATCCAGCGTTGTGTCGGGCGCTATGAGGTAATCCCACACTTTGCCGAAATCGCTGCTGGCGGTTTGCTGTACCGCCGTGGCGATAGCCTTGACCGACATCCATGCGGCCCAGTCGACATCCGCCATGTGGCGACCGGCCTGTTTCCCGAAACGCTTTTCCACCTGCGGCGCGCCGTGGCGGCTCCACGCCCAGTTCCAGGCCAGCGCATTCAGGCCGCCAGAACCCACTACCGGGCGCGGCAACAGTGTTTGGTAAGGCGCATTGCGGGCAAATTCCCCGTCACTGTCAGCGATATACACCACGTCGTAATCGCCGCCGCTCAACAAGGCGATGTTGTTCTGGTCACGTTCACGCGGGTCGTTGCCGAGCACG
The sequence above is drawn from the Thiothrix nivea DSM 5205 genome and encodes:
- a CDS encoding quinoprotein relay system zinc metallohydrolase 1 → MRKAILCLLLMVCSAAHADSFQYPLEPQAVAPDTYVLEGKTEDFSRTNGGFIVNTGYIVTDNGVVVIDSGPSKRFGEQQRALIEETTGKKVIRLYLTHHHPDHFLGNQAYENVPRYALPASKQGMQAEGENFTSNLYRMTGDWMRGTSVVLPDKEAKAGTETIGGHELETIALSGHTPGDLALFDHTTGVLFSGDLVFNNRAATTPHADIDAWLKSLEKLQSLPFKVIVPGHGKVAQDKVPIEQTRDYLQWLMTTLKEGAANGLDMNEVMQTPMPERFKSVALAHSELQRSVSHLFPTLETDSLKPAKQAE
- a CDS encoding rhodanese-like domain-containing protein, yielding MKRSLLPAFLCLGLSACQPASDAPICERTPDMPPGLKMEHYRGPTPACVPNAAMLDVPGLQALQRKEKPILIDVWAILLRRETGFPSVWLPNEEHDSLPGAVWLPNVGYGKLEPDIETYLQHNLQHLTGGDKSKPLVFFCVADCWMSWNTAQRVREYGYTKVYWYKDGTDGWAEAGLPLSKANPVPLE